Proteins encoded in a region of the Niveispirillum cyanobacteriorum genome:
- a CDS encoding response regulator — protein sequence MGQQKQILVVEDEFLIAIHVADIMADLGFGVIGPAGNIQQALALIDEGRLDGAILDVNLSGQLVFPVASALAARNVPFILTSGYDVAGLPAEWRDRPVLRKPVAERDLARLAQSVFLAETGELMKVAGVGQA from the coding sequence ATGGGGCAACAGAAGCAAATCCTGGTTGTTGAGGACGAGTTCCTGATCGCCATACATGTGGCTGACATCATGGCCGACCTTGGTTTTGGTGTGATCGGACCCGCCGGAAACATCCAGCAGGCATTGGCCCTGATCGATGAAGGGCGTCTGGACGGCGCGATCCTGGACGTCAACCTGTCAGGGCAGCTGGTATTTCCCGTGGCATCGGCCCTGGCGGCCCGCAACGTTCCTTTCATCCTGACCAGCGGTTATGACGTGGCGGGACTTCCGGCAGAATGGAGGGACCGTCCGGTCCTTCGCAAGCCGGTGGCAGAACGGGACCTTGCCCGTCTGGCGCAATCGGTCTTCCTGGCGGAAACAGGCGAATTGATGAAGGTGGCGGGTGTCGGCCAGGCTTGA
- a CDS encoding response regulator → MSARLETEAPHGARRILLVEDSPTQALRLQILLEDEGYTVELVDSAEAALPVLNRTLPHLLIVDHHLPGMQGGDLCRLIRLHVATLSMPILMLTADETPARQREGLDSGADDFLPKSTDPAVLLLRVRQLLRHARRDDDMDVLPQTQFRQPRALLVGFESVLEYALRALLLEEGCRITAVNTATLALAHLALEPQDVILVNDQLADMDGLELCRQCRSSLGTGTALILALGGQQDLDRVHRLLGAGIDDLFDPKAPLPPLRARLRAILRRRFLEEQNRRLLADFREREGRALRLEAERNAARTRAMLADQLATVNRRLADQALITATITRNVPAALILTNGAGMATYLNPPAIGLLGAELEGASLFEKLGVTLGKGDISIPAVAESAATLERPDGQLVPVLYSITPLDGDEGPAGAVVQIIDVTERRQAEERQELLMAELSHRVKNTLATVLSIGKQTRRRHADTDSFWQSFEGRLRALSETHNLLADHFWEWVQLADVIRHEVTPYAQEPHDVRIDGPAIELRPKAALALALVFHELATNAAKYGAFSQAGGHLEVLWTLTDGEQPRIHLSWKETGGPPTTVPTTSGFGTTLIQRSLAYELQGATALRFEPDGLRCDIEFPFSEVIRRRSGG, encoded by the coding sequence GTGTCGGCCAGGCTTGAGACTGAAGCTCCCCATGGTGCTCGGCGCATCCTGCTGGTGGAAGACAGCCCCACGCAGGCCCTGCGCCTGCAGATCCTGCTGGAGGACGAGGGGTACACTGTCGAACTGGTAGACAGCGCGGAAGCGGCACTTCCCGTTCTAAACCGCACGCTGCCGCACCTGCTGATCGTTGATCACCATTTGCCGGGCATGCAGGGTGGCGATCTATGCCGTTTGATCCGGTTGCATGTGGCAACCCTTTCCATGCCCATCCTGATGCTGACTGCCGACGAAACCCCGGCCCGTCAGCGTGAGGGACTGGACAGTGGCGCGGACGATTTCCTACCTAAATCCACCGACCCGGCCGTGCTGCTGCTGCGCGTGCGGCAGTTGCTGCGTCATGCGCGGCGTGACGATGACATGGATGTGCTGCCGCAAACCCAGTTCCGGCAGCCGCGTGCCCTGCTGGTGGGATTTGAATCCGTTCTGGAGTACGCCCTTCGCGCGCTGCTGCTGGAAGAGGGGTGCCGGATAACGGCGGTCAATACGGCCACACTAGCCCTGGCGCATCTGGCGCTGGAGCCGCAGGATGTAATACTGGTCAATGATCAACTTGCGGATATGGACGGGTTGGAGCTGTGTCGGCAATGCCGGTCCAGCCTGGGTACCGGCACCGCCTTGATCCTGGCATTGGGTGGGCAGCAGGATCTGGACCGGGTCCACCGGTTGCTGGGCGCAGGCATCGACGATCTGTTCGATCCAAAGGCGCCGCTGCCGCCGCTACGCGCGCGATTGCGGGCCATCCTGCGCCGCCGTTTTCTGGAAGAACAGAACCGGCGCCTCTTGGCCGATTTCCGAGAGAGGGAAGGGCGCGCACTGCGGCTGGAGGCGGAACGTAACGCCGCCCGCACGCGTGCCATGCTGGCAGACCAGTTGGCAACGGTGAACCGGCGCCTCGCAGACCAGGCATTGATTACCGCCACTATCACCCGCAATGTGCCCGCAGCACTGATCCTGACAAATGGCGCGGGTATGGCGACATACCTTAACCCGCCCGCCATCGGCCTTCTGGGGGCAGAGCTGGAAGGCGCATCCCTGTTTGAAAAGCTGGGCGTAACACTGGGAAAGGGCGACATTTCCATCCCAGCCGTTGCGGAAAGTGCCGCAACCCTGGAACGACCCGATGGTCAACTGGTCCCGGTTCTCTATTCGATCACCCCGTTGGATGGTGATGAGGGGCCGGCAGGAGCCGTTGTGCAAATTATCGACGTGACCGAACGTCGTCAGGCTGAAGAACGACAAGAACTGCTGATGGCGGAGCTGTCGCATAGGGTCAAGAACACCCTGGCCACCGTGCTGTCGATTGGCAAGCAGACCCGCCGGCGTCATGCCGATACGGACAGTTTCTGGCAATCGTTTGAGGGCCGGCTACGGGCGCTGTCAGAGACGCATAACCTGCTGGCCGATCATTTCTGGGAATGGGTGCAGTTGGCCGACGTCATCCGGCATGAGGTGACGCCCTATGCCCAGGAACCACATGATGTGCGTATCGATGGACCCGCCATCGAACTGCGGCCCAAGGCGGCACTGGCCCTGGCGCTGGTCTTCCACGAACTGGCCACTAACGCCGCCAAGTACGGAGCCTTTTCACAGGCCGGCGGACATCTGGAAGTGCTATGGACCCTGACCGATGGCGAACAGCCACGCATCCATCTCAGTTGGAAGGAAACCGGCGGCCCGCCCACGACGGTGCCGACCACCTCTGGCTTCGGCACAACCCTAATCCAGCGCTCGCTTGCCTACGAACTGCAAGGTGCAACGGCATTAAGGTTTGAACCCGACGGTCTGCGCTGCGACATCGAGTTTCCGTTCAGCGAAGTCATACGTCGGCGCAGCGGGGGATGA
- a CDS encoding aquaporin yields the protein MTRPSLFQALIAEGIGTALLLAVIVGSGIMAWQLAGGNGAVALLANAIATGGALVALIHMFGPLSGAHFNPAVTLALAATGYFPRSRVAAYLAVQAVAAVSGVLLAHGMFNQTLVQVSATVRTGPGQWLSEAVATLVLVTIILRALRSGTAAALSYAVPLAVMAGYWYTASTGFTNPAVTLARSLTDSFAGIRPLDVPGFILAQAAGLIAGLALDRALRSTKEM from the coding sequence ATGACCCGGCCTTCCTTGTTTCAGGCGCTGATTGCGGAGGGGATCGGCACCGCGTTGCTGCTGGCCGTGATCGTTGGCTCCGGCATCATGGCTTGGCAACTGGCCGGTGGTAACGGTGCCGTTGCCCTGTTGGCCAATGCTATTGCCACCGGTGGTGCCCTGGTGGCGCTTATCCATATGTTCGGGCCGCTGTCCGGCGCGCATTTCAACCCGGCTGTCACGCTGGCCCTAGCGGCCACCGGCTATTTTCCTCGTTCACGGGTAGCGGCCTATCTGGCTGTGCAGGCGGTCGCCGCCGTATCAGGCGTGCTGCTGGCCCATGGTATGTTCAACCAGACGCTTGTGCAGGTCTCCGCGACAGTCCGCACCGGTCCGGGACAATGGTTGTCGGAAGCCGTGGCAACGTTGGTTCTGGTAACCATCATACTGCGTGCACTACGCAGCGGTACGGCGGCTGCTCTTTCTTACGCCGTGCCGTTGGCTGTAATGGCCGGCTACTGGTACACGGCCAGCACCGGCTTCACCAATCCCGCCGTCACCCTGGCACGCAGCCTGACCGACAGTTTCGCTGGTATCCGCCCCCTGGATGTCCCGGGCTTCATATTGGCCCAGGCTGCTGGCCTCATTGCCGGTCTGGCCCTGGATCGCGCATTGAGGTCAACGAAGGAAATGTAA
- a CDS encoding arsenate reductase ArsC, with amino-acid sequence MVDTGVNTVLFLCTHNSARSVMAESILNRMGQGRFKAYSAGSHPSGRINPHVRDLLTRLGYDLSDTRSKDWSEFAQPGAPALDFIITVCDQAAGEVCPIWPGQPLTAHWGFPDPSSATGTDAEKAAFTADVYRMIERRLSIFTSLPMATLDRMALKRRMDEIAEESHP; translated from the coding sequence ATGGTGGACACTGGCGTTAACACCGTGCTGTTCCTTTGCACCCATAACAGTGCCCGTTCCGTCATGGCGGAATCGATCCTGAACCGGATGGGGCAGGGGCGTTTCAAGGCCTACAGCGCTGGCAGCCACCCCTCAGGCCGCATCAATCCCCATGTCCGTGATCTGCTGACACGCCTCGGCTATGATCTTTCTGATACACGATCAAAGGATTGGTCGGAATTTGCCCAGCCGGGCGCCCCGGCCCTGGATTTCATCATCACTGTCTGTGATCAGGCAGCGGGAGAGGTCTGTCCCATCTGGCCGGGACAGCCGTTGACGGCACACTGGGGCTTTCCCGATCCGTCATCCGCCACCGGTACCGATGCGGAAAAGGCGGCCTTCACGGCCGATGTCTACCGCATGATCGAACGCCGTCTGTCTATATTCACCAGCCTGCCGATGGCCACGCTGGACCGCATGGCGCTGAAACGGCGGATGGATGAAATCGCTGAGGAAAGCCACCCATGA
- a CDS encoding ArsI/CadI family heavy metal resistance metalloenzyme, with the protein MKRLHLHVAVDDLRQSVRLYSTLFAAQPSVLKDDYAKWMLDDPRVNFAISLRDSTPGIEHLGIQVDSADELAEVYGRPRQADAPVLEEGHTTCCYAKSEKSWVTDPAGLSWEVFHTYGGSATYGGGATAIDPRLASTAAPKLVEKAKSACCGPAA; encoded by the coding sequence ATGAAGCGCCTGCACCTGCATGTGGCTGTTGACGATCTTAGACAGTCCGTCCGCCTTTATTCCACGCTGTTCGCGGCACAGCCTTCCGTGCTGAAGGATGATTACGCCAAGTGGATGCTGGATGATCCCCGCGTGAACTTTGCCATTTCCCTGCGCGACAGCACGCCTGGTATCGAACATCTCGGCATTCAGGTGGACAGTGCCGACGAACTGGCCGAGGTCTATGGCCGACCGCGTCAGGCTGACGCGCCGGTTCTGGAGGAAGGGCATACGACCTGTTGCTACGCCAAGTCGGAGAAATCCTGGGTCACCGATCCGGCTGGCCTGTCGTGGGAGGTGTTCCACACCTACGGCGGCAGCGCCACTTACGGCGGCGGTGCCACGGCCATTGATCCGCGTCTGGCTTCCACGGCAGCTCCCAAGCTCGTGGAAAAGGCAAAGTCGGCCTGCTGCGGTCCTGCCGCCTGA
- a CDS encoding ArsR/SmtB family transcription factor: MLPKWALRTAAGYFDDYRNMILTPPTYFDNVRIIEQTQAIDALAALAQSTRLEIFRLLVRIGPDGLNAGEIAERLGVGASTLSHHLATLDRARLLRSWRVQRQIFYATDYGGTRRLLSFLMEDCCQGRPELCGDGLGTLACVTKQKEPTDEAPAPACGC, translated from the coding sequence ATGCTGCCGAAATGGGCGCTGCGTACAGCAGCGGGATATTTTGACGATTATCGAAATATGATATTGACGCCACCAACATATTTTGATAATGTTCGAATTATAGAACAGACACAAGCCATCGACGCTCTCGCAGCCCTTGCCCAATCCACGCGGCTGGAGATTTTCCGCCTGCTGGTGCGGATTGGGCCGGACGGGCTGAATGCGGGGGAGATCGCGGAACGCTTAGGTGTCGGCGCCTCCACCCTGTCGCATCACCTTGCCACGCTGGACCGCGCGAGATTGCTGCGGTCCTGGCGTGTGCAGCGGCAGATTTTTTACGCCACCGATTATGGGGGCACTCGGCGTCTCCTTTCTTTCCTGATGGAGGATTGCTGTCAGGGTCGGCCCGAACTTTGCGGTGATGGGTTGGGCACGCTGGCTTGTGTCACTAAACAGAAGGAACCAACCGATGAAGCGCCTGCACCTGCATGTGGCTGTTGA
- a CDS encoding DUF1624 domain-containing protein, translated as MTIITGMDGQTKAAGVGRTLAAAKAHSRLVAIDALRGLVMVFMLVDHVRETWFLHMQVTDPVDTTTTDPALFFTRLLSTFCAPTFVALTGLSAWLYGQSHSKAETSMFLLKRGLFLIFLELTFVGFAWSAQFPPQTFWLQVIWAIGISMIVLAGLLHLPRMAQVALGLIIVLGHNLLDPIQLAPGDAFYEIWAVLHQRSVIQLGGGLIAKTTYPILPWIGVILLGYASGPWFSKGSDAMVRRRHLILTGSIMLVGFVVIRALNVYGDKPWVPGVDTLHSVMAFLSLTKYPPSLLFLLPTVGTGVLLLALFEKYQDSKVMPFLAMFGGAPMFFYLLHLYVLKALYLIAVALYGLNKGQFFGVDNVSTVWIWVAILLVPLYLPTRWFAGLKQRRRDIWWLKYL; from the coding sequence ATGACCATCATCACGGGTATGGACGGACAGACCAAAGCAGCGGGTGTCGGCAGGACGCTGGCCGCCGCCAAGGCACATTCGCGTCTGGTTGCGATTGACGCGCTCCGCGGTCTGGTCATGGTTTTCATGCTGGTGGACCATGTGCGGGAGACCTGGTTCCTGCATATGCAGGTGACGGACCCGGTCGATACGACGACCACAGACCCTGCCCTTTTCTTCACGCGGCTTCTGTCCACCTTCTGCGCACCGACCTTTGTAGCGCTGACCGGTCTGTCGGCCTGGCTTTACGGCCAGTCGCACAGCAAGGCCGAGACGTCGATGTTCCTGCTGAAGCGTGGGCTGTTCCTGATCTTCCTGGAACTGACCTTTGTGGGCTTTGCGTGGTCGGCCCAGTTTCCGCCGCAGACCTTCTGGCTGCAGGTGATCTGGGCCATCGGCATCTCGATGATCGTACTTGCCGGGCTGCTGCATCTGCCGCGAATGGCACAGGTGGCGCTAGGGCTGATCATCGTGCTGGGGCATAATCTGCTGGACCCGATCCAGCTGGCGCCGGGCGATGCGTTCTATGAGATTTGGGCCGTTCTGCATCAGCGGTCGGTGATCCAGCTTGGCGGCGGCCTAATTGCCAAGACCACCTACCCCATCCTACCCTGGATCGGCGTCATCCTGCTGGGTTATGCCAGCGGCCCCTGGTTCTCCAAGGGCAGCGACGCGATGGTCCGCCGCCGCCACCTGATCCTGACCGGCAGCATCATGCTGGTCGGGTTTGTCGTCATCCGCGCCCTCAACGTCTACGGAGATAAGCCCTGGGTACCGGGCGTGGACACGCTGCACAGCGTCATGGCCTTCCTGTCGCTGACCAAATATCCGCCGTCGCTGCTGTTCCTGCTGCCGACGGTCGGCACGGGTGTGCTACTGCTGGCTTTGTTTGAAAAATATCAGGACAGCAAAGTCATGCCCTTTCTCGCCATGTTCGGCGGGGCTCCTATGTTCTTCTACCTGCTGCATCTTTATGTGCTGAAGGCGCTCTACCTGATCGCTGTTGCCCTGTATGGGCTGAACAAGGGGCAGTTCTTTGGCGTGGACAATGTTTCAACGGTCTGGATCTGGGTCGCCATCCTGCTGGTGCCGCTCTATCTGCCCACCCGCTGGTTCGCGGGCCTGAAGCAGCGCCGCCGTGACATCTGGTGGCTGAAATACCTGTAA
- a CDS encoding TonB-dependent siderophore receptor yields the protein MYVTNRFRLALAATAACVALAPVAIAQPVDGALDEIIVVGQRQAYRGDVALKETPQAIQVLDGALLQDLGITKLEGALELASGIAKQNNFGGLWDSFAVRGFAGDENFPSGFLVNGFNGGRGYGGPRDASNVERIEVLKGPNSALFGRGEPGGTVNIITKKPEFKTKGSVAASAGSYDTYRVEGDITGPVTKSIAVRLNAAYEDAGSFRDTLDSKKLVASPSILAVLTEDTTVSYEMEYVNQKVPFDRGIVAVNGDLGALPISRFLGEPGDGPIEIDVLGHQVQLQHDLNDNWAVLLGGSYKETSFEGISTEAELAGGRQPLNSTNRFLSRQRRQRDYDTEHAVVRAELSGTFNTGGLTHHLITGADWDKFNIDTLQLRYRPGAYTAGGAITTGLNAIDVFNPTYGNRPTPTATVTNTYEKQDAWGIYLQDQIDITEQFKIRFGGRYDDFKRNLHDRALPVSATNPKVRSYKEFSPQAGLVYNVTEEVSFYAGYGKGFRPNSGASAAGVLFEPEKSKSYEVGAKYESEDGNLNSTVSLFTMKKTNVLTADPTNANFSIAVGSARSKGLEFDLNAKLPADMRVFATYAYTDAEVAEDYRDPNFNLSVLEGSPLINVPKHTANLMLFKDFEVGTGTASVGGGINHVSKRLGETGVNFYLPSYTLVKLQASYEPLEQVKLSVDVNNLFDKRYYASSYARLWVAPGTPRTVTGRVSYSF from the coding sequence ATGTATGTGACTAATCGGTTCCGCCTGGCGCTTGCCGCCACCGCCGCCTGCGTGGCCCTTGCGCCTGTGGCGATCGCCCAGCCCGTCGATGGCGCCCTGGATGAGATTATTGTCGTGGGCCAGCGTCAGGCCTATCGCGGCGACGTCGCCTTGAAAGAGACGCCGCAGGCCATCCAGGTGCTGGATGGTGCCTTGTTGCAGGATCTGGGCATCACGAAGCTGGAAGGTGCCCTTGAACTGGCGTCCGGCATCGCCAAGCAGAATAATTTCGGCGGCCTCTGGGACAGCTTTGCGGTCCGCGGCTTTGCCGGTGACGAGAATTTCCCGTCGGGCTTCCTGGTAAACGGCTTCAATGGCGGCCGTGGTTACGGTGGCCCGCGCGACGCCTCCAACGTGGAGCGCATCGAGGTCCTGAAAGGTCCCAATTCCGCTCTGTTCGGTCGTGGTGAGCCTGGCGGCACAGTGAACATCATCACCAAGAAGCCGGAATTCAAGACCAAGGGCAGCGTTGCCGCCTCTGCCGGTAGCTATGATACCTACCGTGTCGAAGGCGATATCACCGGCCCCGTTACCAAGAGCATCGCCGTGCGCCTGAACGCGGCATACGAAGATGCCGGTAGCTTCCGCGACACACTGGACAGCAAGAAGCTGGTCGCCTCTCCCTCCATCCTGGCCGTCCTGACCGAGGACACGACCGTGTCCTATGAGATGGAGTATGTGAACCAGAAGGTACCGTTTGACCGCGGTATCGTAGCGGTGAACGGCGACCTTGGCGCCCTGCCCATCTCCCGCTTCCTGGGTGAACCGGGCGACGGTCCCATCGAGATCGATGTGCTGGGCCATCAGGTACAATTGCAGCATGATCTGAACGACAATTGGGCCGTACTGCTGGGCGGCAGCTACAAGGAAACCTCGTTCGAGGGTATCTCCACCGAGGCCGAACTGGCCGGTGGGCGGCAACCTCTGAACTCCACCAACCGTTTCCTGTCCCGCCAGCGCCGCCAACGCGATTACGATACCGAGCATGCGGTGGTGCGTGCCGAACTGTCCGGTACCTTCAACACCGGCGGCCTTACCCATCACCTGATCACCGGTGCCGACTGGGACAAGTTCAATATCGATACGTTGCAGCTCCGTTATCGTCCCGGTGCCTATACAGCGGGTGGGGCCATCACAACGGGGCTGAACGCGATTGATGTGTTCAACCCGACCTATGGCAACCGCCCCACCCCAACCGCCACCGTCACCAATACCTATGAAAAGCAGGATGCCTGGGGCATCTACCTGCAGGACCAGATCGACATTACCGAACAGTTCAAGATTCGTTTCGGCGGCCGGTATGACGATTTCAAGCGCAACCTGCACGACCGCGCCCTGCCTGTGTCGGCCACCAACCCCAAGGTCCGTTCCTATAAGGAATTCAGCCCGCAGGCCGGCTTGGTTTATAACGTGACCGAAGAAGTCTCGTTCTATGCCGGCTATGGCAAGGGCTTCCGTCCCAACAGCGGCGCCAGTGCCGCTGGGGTGCTGTTCGAGCCCGAAAAGTCCAAGTCCTATGAAGTCGGTGCGAAGTATGAGAGCGAGGATGGTAATCTGAACAGCACCGTGTCGCTGTTCACGATGAAGAAGACCAATGTGCTGACGGCTGATCCGACCAATGCCAACTTCTCCATCGCTGTCGGTTCCGCCCGTTCCAAGGGTCTGGAGTTCGACCTGAACGCCAAGCTGCCCGCCGACATGCGCGTCTTCGCGACCTATGCTTATACCGATGCCGAGGTGGCGGAGGATTACCGCGACCCGAACTTCAATCTGTCGGTTCTGGAAGGCTCGCCCCTGATCAATGTGCCCAAGCACACGGCCAACCTGATGCTGTTCAAGGATTTTGAGGTCGGCACTGGTACGGCCAGCGTCGGCGGCGGCATCAACCATGTGTCCAAGCGTCTGGGCGAGACGGGTGTCAATTTCTACCTGCCCAGCTACACGCTGGTGAAGTTGCAGGCCTCTTATGAGCCGTTGGAGCAGGTGAAGCTGTCGGTCGATGTGAACAATCTGTTCGACAAACGCTACTACGCCTCCTCCTACGCCCGTCTGTGGGTGGCGCCGGGTACACCGCGCACCGTAACCGGTCGGGTCAGCTACAGCTTCTGA
- a CDS encoding 2-hydroxyacid dehydrogenase, whose protein sequence is MAFLFKSSAERGRIWSEAFARLLPDMQFRTWPEVSDAADIRYLAAWTVTRDLLEGLPNLEVLFSVGAGVDQLDLSQVPDHIQVVRMMEPGLTDGMVQYATFATLALHREMLDYRQAQADHRWAPRHLLPAGQRRVGVMGLGTLGTAVLGALRLFGFPLRGWSRSGGDVEGVEIFAGADALPAFLSGCDILICLLPLTDQTRGILCRKSFDLLPRGAGIINVGRGGHLMEHDLLSALDCGQLSGAVIDVLNTEPAAADHPFWSHPRILLTPHVASQTRDDSSVEVLIANIRRHQAGQPMQGQVDRSRGY, encoded by the coding sequence ATGGCTTTCCTGTTTAAATCATCGGCGGAACGTGGCCGTATCTGGAGTGAGGCCTTTGCCCGGCTGCTACCCGACATGCAGTTCCGTACCTGGCCAGAAGTCAGTGACGCCGCCGATATCCGCTATCTGGCGGCCTGGACGGTGACGCGTGACCTGCTGGAGGGGCTGCCCAATCTGGAGGTCCTGTTCTCTGTTGGGGCCGGGGTGGACCAGCTGGACCTGTCGCAGGTGCCGGACCATATCCAGGTCGTGCGGATGATGGAGCCAGGCCTGACCGACGGCATGGTGCAGTACGCCACCTTCGCTACATTGGCCTTGCATCGCGAGATGCTGGATTACCGGCAGGCGCAGGCGGACCATCGCTGGGCGCCGCGTCACCTTCTGCCGGCCGGGCAGCGGCGGGTCGGCGTCATGGGGCTGGGTACTCTGGGCACGGCGGTGCTGGGTGCCCTGCGCCTGTTCGGTTTCCCCCTGCGCGGGTGGAGCCGGTCTGGCGGGGATGTCGAGGGCGTGGAAATCTTCGCTGGCGCCGACGCCCTGCCCGCCTTTTTGTCAGGTTGCGACATCCTGATTTGCCTGCTGCCGTTGACCGACCAGACACGCGGCATTTTGTGCCGCAAAAGCTTCGATCTTCTACCGCGCGGTGCCGGCATCATCAATGTCGGACGCGGCGGGCATCTGATGGAGCACGATCTGCTGTCGGCTTTGGACTGCGGGCAGCTTTCGGGGGCGGTCATTGATGTGCTGAATACCGAACCGGCGGCGGCGGACCATCCATTCTGGTCGCATCCCCGTATCCTTTTGACCCCGCATGTGGCCAGCCAGACAAGGGATGATTCGTCCGTGGAGGTTCTGATCGCCAATATCCGCCGCCATCAGGCGGGCCAGCCGATGCAGGGACAGGTAGACCGGTCGCGTGGATATTGA
- a CDS encoding haloacid dehalogenase type II, with product MAPFRPKYISFDCYGTLTRFRMSEMAREMFPDRIAPEHMEKFCKDFSAYRLDEVLGAWKPYDQVIHNAVERTCKKWKVEFRPEEARRIYDAVPTWGPHPDVAEGLSKVAKEIPLVILSNAMNEQIHHNVALLGAPFHRVYTAQQAQAYKPRFQAFEYMFDQLGCGPEEMMHVSSSFRYDQNSATDLGFGARVFVARGHEPTNPNYRDYEIPHIGILPALLGL from the coding sequence ATGGCCCCCTTCCGGCCCAAATACATCTCCTTCGACTGCTATGGCACGCTGACCCGTTTCCGCATGTCGGAGATGGCGCGCGAGATGTTCCCCGACCGTATCGCGCCGGAGCATATGGAAAAGTTCTGCAAGGACTTCTCCGCCTATCGCCTGGACGAGGTGCTGGGCGCTTGGAAGCCCTATGATCAGGTAATCCACAATGCCGTGGAGCGTACCTGTAAGAAGTGGAAGGTCGAGTTCCGGCCCGAGGAAGCGCGCCGCATCTATGACGCCGTGCCGACCTGGGGCCCGCATCCCGACGTGGCAGAGGGCCTGTCCAAGGTGGCCAAGGAAATCCCGCTGGTCATCCTGTCCAACGCCATGAACGAGCAGATCCACCATAATGTGGCCCTGCTGGGCGCCCCGTTCCACCGCGTCTATACGGCACAGCAGGCCCAGGCCTATAAGCCCCGCTTCCAGGCGTTCGAATATATGTTCGACCAGTTGGGCTGTGGTCCGGAGGAGATGATGCATGTCAGCTCCAGCTTCCGCTATGACCAGAATAGCGCCACCGATCTGGGCTTTGGCGCCCGCGTCTTCGTGGCGCGCGGTCATGAGCCGACCAACCCCAACTATCGCGATTACGAAATCCCGCATATCGGCATCCTGCCGGCGCTGCTGGGGTTGTGA
- a CDS encoding NAD(P)/FAD-dependent oxidoreductase, giving the protein MTASQTLSYWLDTAPRFTGGAAGPVEGRVDVAIIGGGFTGLSAALALAKQGASTIVLEAGRVAGEASGRNGGQCNSGTAHDFAALAGRFGVETARKYYQAHVDAVDDVARIAREEGIDCSFRRCGRLKLAAKPEHYDKLARAADTLATVDPNVHLLSRADLASEIRSDDFHGGLLQTTSAQLHVGRFGVGLAEAAARKGALIHEGAPVTGLANAAGGGWELRTPKGLVHAKQVLVATGGASPVGPFGWFRRRIVSVGSFVIATERLPEAMTQSLFPGQRNYVTSKNIGNYFRLSPDNRLIFGGRARFAVSDPLSDAKSGRILDNAMRTLFPALKDVKVDYCWGGMVDLTADRLPRAGEHDGIFYAMGYSGHGTQMAVHMGERMARVMGGDPSANPWANLSWPPVPGHLGKPWFLPLVGLYYRIQDILH; this is encoded by the coding sequence ATGACCGCATCGCAAACCCTTTCCTACTGGCTGGACACCGCCCCCCGCTTTACCGGCGGGGCGGCGGGGCCTGTTGAGGGTCGGGTGGATGTGGCGATCATCGGGGGTGGGTTTACCGGCCTATCGGCGGCGCTGGCGCTGGCCAAGCAAGGCGCCAGCACCATTGTACTGGAGGCAGGCCGGGTGGCAGGCGAGGCGTCAGGCCGCAATGGCGGGCAGTGCAACAGCGGCACGGCCCATGATTTTGCGGCCCTGGCAGGACGGTTCGGGGTGGAGACGGCGCGCAAATATTATCAGGCGCATGTCGATGCCGTGGACGATGTGGCGCGGATCGCGCGGGAGGAAGGGATCGATTGTTCCTTCCGCCGCTGTGGCCGGTTGAAGCTGGCGGCAAAGCCGGAACATTACGACAAGCTGGCCCGCGCGGCTGACACGCTGGCAACGGTCGATCCCAATGTCCACCTGCTGTCGCGGGCCGATCTGGCCTCTGAAATCAGATCTGACGATTTCCATGGCGGCCTGCTGCAAACCACCAGCGCACAGTTGCATGTCGGCCGGTTCGGCGTGGGTCTGGCAGAGGCGGCGGCGCGCAAGGGTGCCCTGATCCATGAAGGGGCACCGGTCACCGGCTTGGCCAACGCAGCCGGTGGCGGCTGGGAACTTCGGACACCGAAGGGTCTTGTACACGCCAAACAGGTGCTGGTCGCTACCGGCGGGGCCAGCCCGGTGGGTCCGTTCGGCTGGTTCCGGCGGCGTATCGTATCGGTCGGTTCTTTCGTGATCGCGACCGAGCGGTTGCCAGAGGCGATGACGCAAAGCCTGTTTCCGGGACAGCGCAACTATGTGACCAGCAAGAATATCGGGAACTATTTCCGTCTGTCGCCGGACAACCGCCTGATCTTTGGCGGGCGGGCGCGGTTTGCGGTGTCGGACCCGCTGTCAGACGCCAAAAGCGGGCGAATCCTGGACAACGCGATGCGCACCCTGTTCCCAGCCTTGAAAGACGTGAAGGTTGATTATTGCTGGGGCGGCATGGTGGACCTCACCGCCGACCGCCTGCCCCGCGCCGGTGAACATGACGGCATCTTTTACGCGATGGGCTATAGCGGCCATGGCACCCAGATGGCGGTGCATATGGGCGAGCGCATGGCACGGGTGATGGGCGGCGACCCCTCGGCCAACCCCTGGGCCAACCTGTCCTGGCCCCCCGTTCCGGGCCATCTGGGCAAGCCCTGGTTCCTGCCGCTGGTCGGCCTTTACTATCGTATCCAGGACATCCTGCATTGA